The DNA segment GGTGTTTGAGGGCGCCCCTGAGTTCCGCCCCAACCTGACGCCCCAGGAGGTGTTGCAGATGGGGAGTTTCGGTGGGACTTACTTCAGGCCCATCAAGTCCAGTGTGACAGGTGAGACTCGGTGTTTGGTTGAGTTTGGGACACTCGTGGAGATTGTGGGTCCCGGCtagggttaggttgggttagattgagtttggttatgtttggtttaggttaagttaggtttagatttGGCTGTTGTGTTTGGTTAAGAGTAAGTTAGATTTGGATTCAGTATTGCTGGGTTCGgtttggttagttaggttaggttaggttttatttttggtttagattaggttaggtttgaatTGAATTTACTTCACTCATCTCACTGTTTATCCCTTTATTTCTAAGTCTAGTATGACAGGTGAGGCTGAGAAATTAGTTGGGTGATATTGACGTAACAAGCGTTTACACctgtaagttaggttaggttattgaAGTCTAATGGGGCAGGTGAGGTTTGAAAATTATCTAGTTCATTAAAGGTAGATACACAGATAAACCCTACTTCTAAATGTTTGTCCTTCCATAATCCCACAATTACAAGGATACACTCAGTACTGATATCAATGCATTTAGGATAACAAGTACAGTCAGGGCCAAAAGTTTGTTCACATGTTGCATTCTTTTTCACTAATTTAACCATCTTGTTTCCTGTATAAGTCCTCTGATGTGCTGCCTGTCACCTTACAACACCCTGAGGAGTGAAAGGTTCCCAGGAGATCAGAGGACATGAGACAAAAAGAACACTTCAAACAGTGGAAATGAGAGCATCAGGTCACAACACTTCTGGCTGCGACTGTACCAAGTGTGAGTGTATTCAATAACAAGGCAACTTTCAACAGGTGAATCGTACCGTGATGTTTGTAAGGAGCTGCCCTCGGATTGGCTGAAGGGGCTGAACATCAAAACACAGGTTAGTTCTCCTTTCGGGAACTTTAAACCTAACTTTAAGAAGACGAGGCATGCTAATAACTATTGTATGGGCATTTATTGAGCTTGACAGGGCAAATGGATACTAATTAGTACTGCATGGGCATTTATTAAGCTTCACAGGGCATTCAGATACTAATAACTACTGTATGGCCATTAATTAAGCTTGATAGGGCATTCAAATATTTATAACTACTGTATGGGTATTTATTAAGCTTTGGCATTGCATAcggtgactgccacgtgttggcctgatggcttcttacaccAAGCCTTGTGTTCTTAAATCAAAGAACAATAATATCCAACATGATTTGAATTGGTGAATATTTTTAAGCTTAAGATAGGGAATTTAAATATTAGTAAATGATTTGTGCCATTCCTTCCAGATTGCATCCTCCATTTATGACACAGAGGTTAACAAGTTCAAGGTGAAGTGTGGAGGGTCGCTGGAGATGTGGGAACAGAGTGGATGGATACACAAACAAGACCCTTATGGATGGTTTATGTGGTACTGcaggtatgtatgtgtgtgtgtgtgtgtggacagttGACAGATGTGGTTTAATCTTATGTtactttcttcctgttcttagCTTTAACTACCTCCAGCATTAACCTAACTTCATGATCTTTAACTTTAATTATTGCCAACATTAATATAATCTAATgaaacctagcttaacctaacctaaccaaactagctGTAACCTTAGTGCCCTTAACTTGAACTACTGCCAGtattaacttcacctaacctaactaacattCCTTAAAATTACTGCCTATAACCTTAACTAACATCCCTAAACTGTATCTATCTCCACCATAAACCTAACAACCCCTAACTACTGGCACCCTCCTTCAGGTACTTCCAAGGGCGTCGCACTGAGGACGACGAGAGGCAGATAGGCAGGTGGAGTCGCTGTGCAGGACCCAAGGGCAGGTGGAGGCAGAACCTGGTGACTAAGGTTTGTGCATCTTATGTTTGTTTACTCTTGTGTCTGTTGTCCCTTTAATCCCTTTAATTCTCATTGCCAGCCTCACAAAGGGGATTGATTCatttgattggttgattgagtTTCTGGCTTTCATAAATGGACAGACTCTAGTGTTAACGATAGTAGTAAAAGAAGGGTAATTTACAGTGATACCAATGAAAGAAGGAGTTATTTAGTGGTAGCAATGAAAGAACAGGTAATTTACAGtgatagaaatgaaagaagaggtgatTTACAGTGGTAGCaatgaaagaagaggtgatTTACTGTGGTATCAATGAAAGAAGGATAATTTACAGTTGTAGCaatgaaagaagaggtgatTTACAGTGATAGCAATGAAAGAACAGGTAATTTACAGTGATagcaatgaaagaaggagtCATTTAGTGATAGCAATGAAAGAACGGGTAATTTACTGTcagaaagcagaaaagaaaacaggatttGCATATGATTTGTGGAAGATtacaaacaataaatataaatgaatgcacagagagaagggaaggtatttttgcgagagagagattcagacatGTATTTGAGACCAGAAAATCGTCATAAGTTAAGAGATTTGCTACGTAAATAAAACAGTAAggaaaaaaacttaaaacatgGATTTGAGAGGACCAAAATACCATAAACTAAAAGATTTCATCCTTAAAAACATAGATGAGTGAACAGTGATTGCAAAATTAAACACAGTAATTCAAGAGaactaaaatataaattaaaataaaaataaaatgaaaaaaataaacaaacaaaaaataaaacaataatttaaGAGAACCAAAATatcataaactaaaaaaaaataataataataataaaaaatataaagaaataaacaaaccagaataacaaaacaaacaaaaacaaacattagaAAGAACCAGAACCAAGTAAtacaagaaattaaaaagatttATCCCCATTCTCCAACACTCTCATATCCCCATCAGGTGGTTCGAGCAGGGGCCAGCTTTGATGATGCCTCTGTGTCCCCTGTGGTGCGCCAGACCCTGCAGCACTGGGGGTATGAACTCAACAAGCACGACTATGACCTGGGGGTGAAGCGAGTCAAGAAGTAGGTgacaggggggagagagagagagagagagagagagagagagagagagagagagagaaaatatagagTTTGTATGTgatttgaaagaaagaaagagtttgcagctagaaagagagaaagagaaaagatagaaagagagaatagtGTTTGCATATAatttgaaagaagaaagaatttgcagttagagagagagagagagagagagagagagagagagagagagagagagagagagagagagagagagagagagagagaagcaccaaACCAAactagaaattaaaataaatacataaaaacacaaatatgagaaagaaaatgacaaataaagAATTACATTTTAGGAATTCagtaaggtagagagagagagagagagatgaagctaTGAGGTTTAGTTACAATGGACAGAGTAGGACAAgatggaaatgaggaaaaagagaaaaaaaacattagagaaAGTAAGTGATTTTTTGCAAGGAAACCAAACTGCCATTATTACCAGCAAAGTGAAGTTTACTGTGGagattgttgttttgttttgagtgGCCCGGCCTGACTGTAACACTATTGAAACACTAATGTCTCAGGAACTATGCAACTGATCATAATTAAACTAGCACCATATGATTGCACaactatcaattttatatggTGTAGCTTTCATCTCTTATGGGTGAGTCAATGGG comes from the Scylla paramamosain isolate STU-SP2022 chromosome 45, ASM3559412v1, whole genome shotgun sequence genome and includes:
- the LOC135094451 gene encoding uncharacterized protein LOC135094451 isoform X1, whose translation is MGPKRSIEKKPASKPTKKAKKDTGGSGSKGELVEVKCGPSFTLTAPPPTRNALGQLVFEGAPEFRPNLTPQEVLQMGSFGGTYFRPIKSSVTGESYRDVCKELPSDWLKGLNIKTQIASSIYDTEVNKFKVKCGGSLEMWEQSGWIHKQDPYGWFMWYCRYFQGRRTEDDERQIGRWSRCAGPKGRWRQNLVTKVVRAGASFDDASVSPVVRQTLQHWGYELNKHDYDLGVKRVKK
- the LOC135094451 gene encoding uncharacterized protein LOC135094451 isoform X2, whose protein sequence is MGPKRSIEKKPASKPTKKAKKDTGGSGSKGELVEVKCGPSFTLTAPPPTRNALGQLVFEGAPEFRPNLTPQEVLQMGSFGGTYFRPIKSSVTGESYRDVCKELPSDWLKGLNIKTQIASSIYDTEVNKFKVKCGGSLEMWEQSGWIHKQDPYGWFMWYCRYFQGRRTEDDERQIGRWSRCAGPKGRWRQNLVTKNWQHG